In the genome of Ananas comosus cultivar F153 linkage group 11, ASM154086v1, whole genome shotgun sequence, one region contains:
- the LOC109717275 gene encoding senescence/dehydration-associated protein At4g35985, chloroplastic-like — protein MGCCVPRSAPPRTREETILRVPGATAHLVGDGDAVALGAGELAVVRVESRGAALATVVRVGRGLGWPLAKDEPVVKLGPRNYLFTIPDHGGGEGGGGFLNYGVSFAAGEEGIGERLASLDAFLKENACFSAPSDRAEKNKEVDWKECAPRVEDYNGVLAKAIAGGTGEIVKGIFMCSNAYTAQVQKGADLFRPQAAGASTSVPNEKDRADRNRDANKRGAINKSIKRVRKLSEMTERMSQSLLDAVVTLTGTIGAPLLQSKTGKAFLATVPGEVLLASLDAINKVMDAVEVAERKSIAATSGVVSGAVSKRFGENAGEATEDAFAAAGHAVGTAWNLFKIRKAITPSSSLPSSMLKNAVRKRN, from the exons ATGGGTTGCTGCGTCCCTAGATCCGCGCCCCCGCGCACCAGGGAGGAGACGATCCTCCGCGTCCCGGGCGCGACGGCGCACCtcgtcggcgacggcgacgcgGTGGCGCTCGGCGCCGGCGAGCTCGCGGTGGTGCGCGTGGAGAGCAGGGGCGCGGCGCTCGCCACCGTGGTGCGCGTGGGGCGCGGCCTCGGGTGGCCGCTCGCGAAGGACGAGCCCGTCGTCAAGCTCGGCCCCCGAAACTACCTCTTCACCATCCCTGACCATGGCGGAGGCGAGGGGGGAGGAGGGTTTTTGAACTACGGGGTCTCGTTCGCGGCTGGGGAGGAGGGGATCGGGGAGAGGTTGGCCTCTTTGGACGCGTTTCTTAAGGAGAACGCGTGCTTCTCCGCGCCTTCGGATAGGGCGGAGAAAAACAAGGAGGTGGATTGGAAGGAGTGCGCGCCGAGGGTGGAGGATTACAATGGGGTTTTGGCGAAGGCGATCGCGGGGGGGACGGGGGAGATCGTGAAGGGGATCTTCATGTGCAGCAACGCTTACACTGCTCAG GTTCAAAAGGGAGCAGATTTGTTTCGGCCTCAAGCTGCAGGCGCCAGCACAAGTGTTCCTAACGAGAAGGATAGAGCTGATAGAAATCGCGACGCGAATAAGCGCGGAGCAATCAACAAGAGCATCAAAAG GGTGAGGAAGCTATCAGAAATGACAGAGAGAATGAGCCAATCTTTGCTTGATGCAGTTGTAACACTCACGGGGACTATAGGAGCACCACTGCTTCAATCAAAAACTGGAAAGGCCTTTCTCGCTACGGTCCCTGGAGAGGTTCTCTTGGCCTCTCTTGATGCCATTA ATAAGGTTATGGATGCTGTAGAGGTTGCTGAAAGAAAAAGTATTGCAGCCACTTCTGGAGTCGTCTCTGGTGCAGTGTCTAAGAG GTTCGGAGAGAATGCGGGAGAGGCAACAGAAGACGCATTTGCGGCGGCAGGACACGCCGTCGGAACAGCTTGGAATTTATTCAAGATCAGGAAGGCCATCACTCCATCTTCATCTCTCCCATCTAGCATGCTAAAGAATGCAGTGAGGAAGAGAAACTGA